The Blautia obeum ATCC 29174 region AAATCCGCGTTCTACTGCGCAACAAATCTAAAGCAAAGGAGTGATGAAGCTATGGCAGTTTTCCGTGTGGAACGCAACACAGGCTACACCGTAATGAGCAACCACCACTTACGCAATAAGGAGCTTTCCTTAAAGGCAAAGGGGCTGTTATCTCAAATGCTGTCCCTGCCGGAGGATTGGGATTATACCCTTTCGGGGCTGTCCTACATCAACCGGGAAAGTATCGACGCTATCCGTACCGCCGTTTGGGAGCTTGAAAAAGCCGGATATATCACAAGGCGGCAGGGACGCGACGAGAAAGGCAAAATGACCGCTATCGAGTACACCATTTACGAACAGCCGCAGCCGCCGGAATTGGATTGCCCGGTATTGGAAAATCCAACAGCGGATAACCCGATATTGGAAAATCCGACAACGGATAATCCGACGTCGGAAAATCCAACGCAATTAAATAAAGATATACAAAGAACTAACTTACCAAAAAAAGAAAAATCAAATACGGATTTATCAAGTACCCATTCCATTCCTATCCATTCCCTAAATCCCTTGCCTTATGGCGAGGACGAAACGGCACAGCCGCCGGAACGGAAAAGAACGGAAAGGAACGACGCTTACAGAGTGTATGAGGAAATTATCAAAGACAATATCGCCTATGACATTCTCTTACAGGACAGAAGCCTTGACCGCGACCGTCTGAATGAAATTGTTGACCTCATGCTTGAAACCGTCTGTACGGCAAGAAAGAAAATCCGTATTGCCGGGGACGATTACCCCGCCGAGCTTGTGAAGTCAAAGTTTATGAAGCTGAACAGCGAACATATCCGCTTTGTGCTTGACTGTATGCAGGAGAACACCACGAAAATCCGCAACATCAAGCAGTACCTAAAGGCGGTGCTTTTCAATGCCCCGTCTACCATTGACAGCTACTATACTTCCCTTGTCGCTCACGATATGGCAAGCGGCGCGCTTGCACCGAGAAAGCCAAAGTACGGCGACCTGGACTATTACACCTACAACGAGGGCGAAAGCCTGTAAACGAAAAAAGGAGGATTTACCACATGGCACAGAAAACAGGAGCTTTGATTTTTGATGAAACCGCTGACCGCTACGACATTCGCTTTGACATTGCCGACTATTACGGCGGCTTGCATTGCGGCGAGTGCATGGACGTATTCACAGGCGGCAAATGGAAGCCGACCCGGATTGAGTACGGGGACAACTGGTATCTTGTAGGTATTCGCGCCGAGGACTTGAACGGGCTGCGGGTGAGGATTTAACGGGGCGGCGTGAACAACGGACGCCCTTTTTTCACGCCCAAAAGCGGCGTACCACCCTAACACTATCATTACTACCGGGAAAGGAGGACGGTAAACATTGCAGGACGAAATCAACGAAAAAGTGGTTGCGCTCTCGGTCAAGGGAGCAAAGCTGACCGCTGAAATGCTGCAAAAGGCAATCAAAGCCATGCTTGCACAGGCAAAAAAGTAGCAGGAAAAACAGCCCCACGGGAAGCAGACGCTAAAGCAGCTTGCGAAGCAGAACGCGGGGCTTTCCAACATTGAGATAACTGAGGGCAATATCAAAGCCTTTGAGCAGACGGCAAAAAAATACGGTATCGACTTTGCCCTAAAGAAAGACAGCACCGAAACGCCGCCCCGTTATCTTGTATTTTTCAAGGGGCGGGACGCGGACGCTCTGACCGCAGCCTTTAAGGAGTTTTCCGCAAAGAAGCTGACACAGGAGCAAAAGCCCTCTATCCGAAAGGCACTTGCCGCCTTTCTCCGGCACAAGGACGGACAAGCCGTTTTCCCGGCACAGCCTGTCGCTGATGTTGCGTATTCCGTAATAGGTGCGCTTGTTGGAAACATACTTGTGGTAGTCTACAAAGTTTACCGCACAAAAAATGATGTGGTTATGGATATGCCCTTTATCTATGTGAGTGGTAAGGACGTATTCATATTGCCCCTTTGTTACCGCGTCGGCAAGCTGTTTTCCGATTTCATGGGCTTTCTCATAATCGACTTCCCCCGGCTCAAAAGATTGTATCAAATGGTGTGCGAGGTTGTTTCCTCTGTCAAGAGCTTGCGACAATGTAAATCCGAACTCAATATCTGCCGTTTCATAGCTGCACCCGAACGAGGACACCAGCATTTTCCCGTCCGTCTTGTCCGGGTTTTGGATATAGTCAAGGGCTTTTTTTAACGTGCTTTTAATAGGCTTAATCTTTGTAACCGCCATATCTCCGCAAGCACCTCCTTGATTTCTTCTATATCCTCTTGGTAGACGCTGCCCGTCGCATTGACGCGCTTTGCAATCTGATTGACATTGACCCCGATTTTCTGTATCTCCGCTGTCATAGCTTTTATGTCGGCATGGTCTATCTGAATGATATACCCGTCGATTGCCATTTTCCGCAAGTAGGCTTCCATGTTCCGGGTAGGGACGAGCTGCATTTTCTGTTCAATGAACGCCCGTTCTTCCTCTGTTACTCTGAATTTAATTTGTACTGTCCGTTTCCTGCCGTTCATCGGCTCACACTCCTTTCCATTCCGAGGGTTTGGGACACTTCCCAACAAGCAATTTTCAACCGACGCGCCGCAGCGCAGGAGGGCGAAAATACGGAAAGGGTACCCCTTTCCTATGCTTGCTAAGAAACTTTCTCCCTTTATCCCTACTACATGGAAAATCTGATTTTGCCAAAGCAGGACAAAAGAAAAACGCCGCAAACTGCGACGTTTCAAACTGCTTTTTCTATGAAGAAACGAGGGAACTTTATTCCCCCGTTATTTCGTTGTTGGCTTCCTCAATCCCTTTTGCGGTAGCTGACAGGATTTTCAAATCCTTTTCGCTCATGCCGTTGAGCATGGTATCAAGCTGACGGCGGCGTGTGGACTTTTCCTGTTCCCGTTCCGGGAAAAAGAACTGGTCTACCGATACGTCAAGCAGGGTTACAAGCTCATACAAAATCTGCAAACTTGGGTGCTGCCCGCTGTTTTCAATGGACGCGATATATCGCGGCGCAATGTTCAGCTTATCCGCTAACTGGTTGCGGGAAATTCCCTTTGCTTTTCTTGCCGCTTTGATAGCCTGTCCGAAAGCCTTAAAATCAAACTTTTCTTTGCTCTGCTTCATAATCATTTCACCCAACTACATTGTATATTTCATCTCTCTTTCAAGATATGATTACACACATCATAGTATGGATAGAAATAGAGCATATCATGTACTTGCTATTATTCGGTTATCCGAGTATAATTATATTGATAATGTTTGAAGAAAGGACGGTTACGATATGGAATATATGTCTTGTCCCGAAGCAGCGGAAAAATGGGGTATTTCTGAACGGCGTGTGCAGATACTTTGTAAAGAAAATCGAATACCTGGTGTTTCAAAAATCGGTTATATGTGGTTGATACCCAAGAGCGCAGTAAAACCATTTGATAAAAGGATAAAAAGGAGTGTAGACAATGAATGAAAAAATTTTAGTTGTAGATGATGAAAAAGAGATAGCAGATTTACTTGAAGTTTATCTTAAAAACGATAATTATATAGTACACAAATATTACAATGGAATTGAAGCATTGGAATGTATTCAGAAAACGGAAATTGATTTGGCGATATTGGACGTTATGCTTCCTGATATAGACGGATTCCGTATTTGCCAAAAAATTAGAGAAAATTATTATTTCCCTGTTATTATGCTTACAGCTAAAATTGATGATGGCGATAAAATAATGGGGCTAACAATAGGTGCCGATGATTATATAACAAAACCTTTTAATCCCCTTGAAGTCATTGCAAGAGTGAAAACACAGTTAAGACGCTATCAGAAGTACAACAATCCAACAAAAAAGCAGTTTTTTCCAAAAAGTGAATATGACATTAGAGGATTGATTATCAATAAGGACACGCATAAATGCTTTTTGTTCGGAAAAGAAATATCTTTAACTCCTATCGAGTTTTCAATCCTTTGGTATTTATGTGAACATCAAGGCAAAGTTGTTTCAACTGAGGAACTATTTGAAAATATCTGGAAAGAAAAATATTTAGATAATAACAACACCGTAATGGCACATATAGGGCGGCTTAGAGAAAAATTAAATGAACCCGCCAAAAATCCAAAATTTATCAAAACAGTTTGGGGGGTAGGTTATGAAATTGAATAAAAATGAACAAAATTATCTGCTTACAATCCTGTTTAAAAGTTATATCTTACAGAGTGTAATTTGTTCGGGAATTATCTTAGTGTGTACGGTTTCGTTAGATATGGGACTTACTTGGGTACTGGATAGATATGTGGAACATTACTACCTGATATATAGGGGACTTTATGTTTATATGGTAGGGCTTATATTATGGGTAGTTTGCATTTTGTATTTGACTTATAAACTTTTGAAAAAGGTTGTTAATTATGTCTACGAGTTACAAGCTGCAACAGGAAAACTATTTGATAAATCAGTAGATTATATTGAACTCTCACCGGAACTAAGCGAAATTGCTATCAACATAAATCGCTTAAAGCAAGAAGCAGAAAACAATGCGCGACTTGCACAGGAAAATGAACAGCGCAAGAATGATTTGATTATGTACCTTGCACATGATTTGAAAACGCCGCTTTCTTCCGTCATTGGCTATCTAACACTACTGCATGATGATGAACAACAAATATCACAGGAGTTAAGAGAAAAGTATCTTTCTATTTCTCTTGATAAAGCAGAACGTCTTGAAGATTTGATAAACGAGTTTTTTGAAATCACACGATTTAACTTATCTAACATAACATTACAATACAGCAACATA contains the following coding sequences:
- a CDS encoding helix-turn-helix transcriptional regulator, producing MIMKQSKEKFDFKAFGQAIKAARKAKGISRNQLADKLNIAPRYIASIENSGQHPSLQILYELVTLLDVSVDQFFFPEREQEKSTRRRQLDTMLNGMSEKDLKILSATAKGIEEANNEITGE
- a CDS encoding sensor histidine kinase, whose product is MKLNKNEQNYLLTILFKSYILQSVICSGIILVCTVSLDMGLTWVLDRYVEHYYLIYRGLYVYMVGLILWVVCILYLTYKLLKKVVNYVYELQAATGKLFDKSVDYIELSPELSEIAININRLKQEAENNARLAQENEQRKNDLIMYLAHDLKTPLSSVIGYLTLLHDDEQQISQELREKYLSISLDKAERLEDLINEFFEITRFNLSNITLQYSNINLTRLLEQLIYEFKPILKEKNLKCTLNSTSDIMLHCDANKIQRVFDNLLRNAVIYSYTDTEVAITTELQENTIVITFENFGNPIAEEKLKLIFEQFYRVDTSRNTTSGGAGLGLAIAKHIVELHKGTIVAHSKDECIKFIVTLPLS
- a CDS encoding plasmid mobilization protein codes for the protein MNGRKRTVQIKFRVTEEERAFIEQKMQLVPTRNMEAYLRKMAIDGYIIQIDHADIKAMTAEIQKIGVNVNQIAKRVNATGSVYQEDIEEIKEVLAEIWRLQRLSLLKAR
- the vanR gene encoding VanR-ABDEGLN family response regulator transcription factor, which codes for MNEKILVVDDEKEIADLLEVYLKNDNYIVHKYYNGIEALECIQKTEIDLAILDVMLPDIDGFRICQKIRENYYFPVIMLTAKIDDGDKIMGLTIGADDYITKPFNPLEVIARVKTQLRRYQKYNNPTKKQFFPKSEYDIRGLIINKDTHKCFLFGKEISLTPIEFSILWYLCEHQGKVVSTEELFENIWKEKYLDNNNTVMAHIGRLREKLNEPAKNPKFIKTVWGVGYEIE
- a CDS encoding DUF5348 domain-containing protein — its product is MAQKTGALIFDETADRYDIRFDIADYYGGLHCGECMDVFTGGKWKPTRIEYGDNWYLVGIRAEDLNGLRVRI
- a CDS encoding DUF6017 domain-containing protein; the protein is MAVFRVERNTGYTVMSNHHLRNKELSLKAKGLLSQMLSLPEDWDYTLSGLSYINRESIDAIRTAVWELEKAGYITRRQGRDEKGKMTAIEYTIYEQPQPPELDCPVLENPTADNPILENPTTDNPTSENPTQLNKDIQRTNLPKKEKSNTDLSSTHSIPIHSLNPLPYGEDETAQPPERKRTERNDAYRVYEEIIKDNIAYDILLQDRSLDRDRLNEIVDLMLETVCTARKKIRIAGDDYPAELVKSKFMKLNSEHIRFVLDCMQENTTKIRNIKQYLKAVLFNAPSTIDSYYTSLVAHDMASGALAPRKPKYGDLDYYTYNEGESL
- a CDS encoding helix-turn-helix domain-containing protein, whose product is MEYMSCPEAAEKWGISERRVQILCKENRIPGVSKIGYMWLIPKSAVKPFDKRIKRSVDNE